From one Basilea psittacipulmonis DSM 24701 genomic stretch:
- a CDS encoding helix-turn-helix domain-containing protein, translating to METQDRVKKSEMKTDQDLSKCVRSSLENYFGHSGSDKIEGVWDMVMSCVEKAMLEVVMDKCHDNQTKAAQLLGITRNTLKKKLINHKLIGNHE from the coding sequence ATGGAAACGCAGGATCGTGTGAAAAAAAGCGAGATGAAAACAGATCAGGATCTGAGTAAATGTGTTCGCTCAAGTTTAGAAAATTATTTTGGACACTCTGGTTCAGATAAAATTGAAGGCGTATGGGACATGGTGATGTCTTGTGTTGAAAAAGCGATGTTAGAAGTGGTCATGGACAAGTGTCACGACAATCAAACGAAAGCGGCTCAGCTACTCGGCATTACTCGAAATACACTGAAAAAGAAACTCATTAATCATAAACTCATAGGTAATCATGAATAA
- a CDS encoding FAD-dependent monooxygenase — translation MNSFDIAILGAGPVGLSLASALAQMSQGKLKIALFQDKTPVLDPKTDKRVLALNYGSQVFLEKYHLWPEHIAPIEHVHVSQKGYLGRTIITLQDLKVPTLGACVNYAELWLTMQQAYLDGVTIFSSGKAFVQKISNPDFVVVSQQSPIAASSTSQEIYARLAIQCDGSQSHDIDKPYHQSALITAATVQFPQAGWAWERFTQEGPLAVLPHPSIPNAQSIVWCTTPEKAEYLKQLDDPTFSQALTQHFGERLGKFSVCDTRVVFPLALKASRTLVNGRHIVLGNAAQTMHPVAGQGLNLGLRDVACLTLSLRDWIIRPQANPQAYLKDFEKRRFLDRRLTWSLTDTLPRITTANCSLIHHACGLGLMGMDAIAPLRALLGNHLLKGYRT, via the coding sequence ATGAATTCATTTGATATTGCAATTCTCGGAGCGGGTCCCGTTGGTTTGTCATTAGCAAGTGCGTTGGCACAAATGAGTCAAGGGAAATTAAAGATTGCATTATTCCAAGACAAAACACCCGTACTCGATCCAAAGACAGATAAGCGAGTACTGGCCTTAAACTATGGTAGCCAAGTATTTTTAGAAAAGTACCATCTATGGCCCGAACATATTGCCCCGATTGAACATGTTCATGTTTCACAAAAAGGTTATTTAGGCCGTACCATCATTACGCTTCAAGACTTGAAAGTGCCAACATTAGGGGCTTGTGTCAATTACGCAGAACTTTGGTTAACGATGCAACAGGCCTATCTTGATGGCGTAACTATTTTTTCATCAGGCAAAGCATTTGTCCAAAAAATTTCAAATCCTGATTTTGTTGTCGTTTCACAGCAATCACCGATTGCAGCATCTAGCACCTCCCAAGAAATCTATGCTAGATTGGCGATTCAATGCGATGGATCTCAATCACATGATATTGATAAACCTTATCATCAAAGTGCTTTGATTACCGCCGCAACAGTACAGTTCCCTCAAGCAGGATGGGCTTGGGAACGATTTACACAAGAAGGTCCTTTAGCGGTACTACCTCACCCCAGTATTCCAAACGCCCAATCCATCGTTTGGTGTACCACTCCCGAAAAGGCCGAATATCTCAAACAGCTCGATGATCCAACATTTTCTCAAGCATTAACACAACACTTTGGTGAACGTTTAGGAAAATTTTCAGTTTGTGATACAAGAGTCGTTTTTCCATTAGCTCTAAAAGCGAGTCGTACTCTAGTGAATGGACGACATATCGTACTTGGCAATGCAGCCCAAACCATGCACCCCGTTGCAGGACAAGGTTTAAACCTAGGTTTACGAGATGTGGCGTGTTTAACATTAAGTTTAAGAGACTGGATCATTCGTCCACAAGCCAATCCTCAAGCATATTTGAAAGATTTTGAGAAAAGACGTTTTCTAGACAGAAGACTTACTTGGAGCTTAACAGATACCTTGCCCAGAATTACTACCGCAAACTGCTCACTCATCCATCATGCTTGCGGGCTAGGGTTAATGGGAATGGATGCCATCGCTCCATTACGTGCATTACTTGGCAATCATTTACTAAAAGGATATAGAACTTAA
- the dusB gene encoding tRNA dihydrouridine synthase DusB produces MIKIGQYELDNNIFVAPMAGVTDRPFRLLCRKLGAGYAVSEMAASNPLLWETVKTARRLNHDGEKAPIAVQIVGANPDMMAQSAVFNIQKGAQIIDINMGCPAKKVCHVASGSALMKDEKLVADILQAVFEACQPYDVPVTLKIRTGWDRANKNVVTIAKMAEEIGLSAIAVHGRTRADKYEGEAEYDTIAQVVSEVSIPVIANGDIDSPEKAKYVLDYTQAAAVMIGRAAQGNPWIFQQIDYFLKTGQQLSFPSNQEIATVLLEHLEEHYTFYGSVLGVKTARKHIAWYVQSLKNSESLKQKVNRSENASEQYRLVKEWFDREM; encoded by the coding sequence ATGATCAAAATCGGTCAATATGAGTTAGATAATAATATTTTTGTCGCACCGATGGCAGGTGTGACGGATAGGCCTTTTCGCTTGTTATGTCGAAAATTAGGGGCTGGCTATGCGGTTTCTGAAATGGCTGCGAGCAATCCATTATTATGGGAAACGGTTAAAACCGCTAGACGACTAAATCATGATGGTGAAAAAGCACCTATAGCCGTTCAAATTGTTGGGGCAAATCCAGACATGATGGCCCAATCGGCTGTTTTTAATATCCAGAAAGGGGCCCAAATCATCGACATCAATATGGGCTGTCCAGCTAAAAAAGTATGTCACGTGGCTTCGGGGTCGGCATTGATGAAAGATGAAAAATTAGTAGCCGATATTCTCCAAGCCGTATTTGAGGCGTGTCAGCCTTATGATGTCCCTGTAACATTGAAAATTCGTACAGGTTGGGATAGGGCGAATAAAAATGTTGTTACAATAGCGAAGATGGCGGAGGAAATAGGGCTTTCTGCAATAGCTGTTCACGGTCGCACGAGAGCTGACAAATACGAGGGTGAAGCAGAGTATGATACGATAGCCCAAGTGGTTTCTGAGGTAAGTATTCCTGTGATTGCCAATGGTGATATTGATAGCCCTGAAAAAGCAAAATATGTCTTGGACTACACTCAAGCCGCTGCCGTGATGATAGGTCGTGCTGCTCAAGGTAATCCTTGGATTTTTCAGCAAATTGATTATTTTCTGAAAACAGGCCAACAGTTGTCTTTTCCAAGCAATCAAGAAATAGCCACTGTATTGCTTGAACATCTGGAGGAGCATTATACGTTCTACGGTAGTGTCTTAGGGGTCAAAACAGCTCGAAAACATATTGCATGGTATGTTCAATCCCTAAAAAATAGCGAATCACTGAAACAGAAAGTTAATAGGTCAGAAAACGCCAGTGAACAATATCGATTGGTCAAAGAATGGTTTGATAGGGAAATGTGA
- the ruvC gene encoding crossover junction endodeoxyribonuclease RuvC, protein MRILGIDPGLRKTGFGVIDAQGQKLSWVASGTIVIDTDLSLALRLKVILDNIREIADRYHPDEACIEKVFVNTNPNSTLLLGQARGACLCALADSDLEVTEYTALQIKKSVVGKGHADKTQVQTMVKYLLNLNSAPSPDAADALACAICHAHTKPLSEKLQGQSYTAIRAGRFK, encoded by the coding sequence ATGCGTATTTTAGGAATTGATCCCGGTCTTAGAAAAACGGGCTTTGGTGTGATCGATGCTCAAGGCCAGAAACTTTCATGGGTAGCCAGTGGTACGATTGTCATTGATACAGACTTATCGCTGGCCTTACGTTTGAAAGTCATCTTAGATAATATTCGAGAGATAGCGGATCGGTATCATCCTGATGAAGCCTGTATAGAGAAGGTTTTTGTTAATACTAACCCTAATTCAACACTTTTACTAGGGCAGGCGAGAGGGGCTTGTTTGTGTGCTTTGGCAGATTCTGATTTAGAAGTGACCGAATATACCGCTTTGCAAATTAAAAAATCTGTGGTGGGAAAAGGTCATGCCGATAAGACACAAGTGCAAACAATGGTGAAGTATCTCTTGAATTTAAATAGTGCTCCCTCTCCTGATGCGGCGGATGCTTTAGCCTGTGCGATTTGTCATGCTCACACCAAGCCATTGTCGGAGAAATTACAAGGCCAATCATATACCGCTATTCGTGCGGGCCGTTTTAAATAA
- the purH gene encoding bifunctional phosphoribosylaminoimidazolecarboxamide formyltransferase/IMP cyclohydrolase codes for MMNKTALISVSDKTGIVEFATSLAQRGVRILSTGGTAKLLMQAGLDVTEVADYTGFPEMLDGRVKTLHPKIHGGLLGKRDDPEHLQAMERHGIERIDLLVVNLYPFVETINREHCSLADAIENIDIGGPAMLRAAAKNHGNEVDGVTVIIDPSDYETVLKEWDELGKTSYETRFRLAMKVYSHTAAYDGAISNYLSSIVNSQPAIDEVPERETWPKVMNIQMTRQQSLRYGENPHQSAAFYLDAQVGSGLLGSYQQLQGKELSYNNIADADAAWECVRAFDSTACVIVKHANPCGVAIAPTPLEAYQKAFKTDSTSAFGGIIAFNTEVDEVTAAEVSKQFMEVLIAPSFTAGALELLAAKKNVRVLKVPMGTSYNAYDLKRVGGGCLVQDPDVKDFDLSDLKVVSQRQPTDQQMQDLKFAWTVARFVKSNAIVFASNGMTMGVGAGQMSRIDSARIASIKAQNAGLSLKHTAAASDAFFPFRDGLDVIVEAGADCIIHPGGSIRDQEVIDAANEHNVVLVVTGMRHFRH; via the coding sequence ATCATGAATAAAACTGCACTTATTTCCGTTTCAGATAAAACAGGCATTGTAGAATTTGCTACATCTTTGGCCCAAAGAGGGGTCCGTATTCTATCTACAGGTGGTACTGCCAAACTATTGATGCAAGCGGGTTTGGATGTAACGGAAGTAGCCGATTATACGGGCTTTCCTGAGATGTTGGATGGTCGTGTGAAAACATTACATCCTAAAATTCATGGTGGCCTATTAGGTAAACGAGATGACCCCGAGCATTTACAAGCAATGGAACGTCATGGCATCGAACGAATTGATTTATTGGTAGTGAATTTATACCCTTTTGTCGAAACGATCAATCGTGAACATTGTAGCTTGGCCGATGCCATTGAAAACATTGATATTGGCGGACCTGCTATGTTAAGAGCGGCTGCTAAGAATCATGGTAATGAAGTAGATGGCGTGACCGTGATTATTGATCCATCAGATTATGAGACGGTGTTAAAAGAATGGGATGAGTTAGGTAAAACAAGTTATGAAACGCGTTTTCGCTTGGCAATGAAAGTGTATTCACATACAGCTGCTTATGACGGGGCGATTAGTAATTACCTTTCTTCGATTGTAAATAGCCAACCTGCTATTGATGAGGTGCCAGAACGTGAAACATGGCCTAAGGTCATGAATATTCAAATGACTCGTCAGCAATCATTACGCTATGGCGAAAATCCTCATCAAAGTGCTGCATTTTATTTAGATGCCCAAGTGGGGTCTGGTTTATTAGGTAGCTATCAACAATTACAAGGGAAAGAGTTGTCTTACAACAATATCGCTGATGCGGATGCTGCTTGGGAATGTGTGCGTGCATTTGATAGCACCGCTTGCGTGATTGTAAAACATGCCAATCCTTGTGGTGTGGCTATTGCACCGACACCATTAGAAGCCTACCAAAAAGCATTTAAAACAGATTCAACATCGGCATTCGGAGGCATTATCGCCTTTAATACAGAGGTAGATGAGGTAACTGCTGCAGAAGTTAGTAAGCAGTTTATGGAGGTGTTAATTGCCCCTTCGTTTACAGCGGGAGCCTTGGAATTACTGGCCGCTAAGAAAAATGTTCGAGTGTTAAAAGTGCCTATGGGAACTTCTTATAATGCTTATGATTTAAAACGCGTGGGCGGTGGTTGTTTAGTACAAGATCCAGATGTTAAAGATTTTGATTTAAGTGATTTAAAAGTAGTCAGTCAGCGTCAACCTACTGATCAACAAATGCAAGATTTGAAATTTGCTTGGACGGTTGCTCGTTTTGTCAAATCTAATGCGATCGTATTTGCGTCAAATGGAATGACGATGGGCGTTGGTGCGGGTCAGATGAGTCGTATTGATTCGGCACGTATCGCTTCAATTAAAGCCCAGAATGCTGGATTAAGTCTGAAACATACTGCTGCTGCTTCAGACGCGTTCTTCCCATTTAGAGATGGTCTAGATGTGATTGTTGAAGCAGGGGCAGACTGCATTATTCATCCAGGAGGTAGCATTCGTGATCAAGAGGTCATCGATGCGGCCAATGAACATAATGTGGTGTTAGTGGTGACGGGTATGCGTCATTTTAGACATTAA
- the ruvA gene encoding Holliday junction branch migration protein RuvA, producing the protein MIGRLKGILIQKNPPTICVDVNGVGYDCDVPMSTFYELPELNQEVVLYTHLAVREDAHLLFAFKTEQERATFRLLLKVSGIGARTALSILSGMNVDELQLAIHTDDVAKLQKIPGIGKKTAERLLVELRGKFGAMPANDKALVPSTHTDVLNALLALGYSEKEAKTAMKSMPNDHTVEESIRWALKQLAS; encoded by the coding sequence ATGATTGGGCGTTTAAAAGGTATTTTGATTCAAAAAAATCCTCCCACAATTTGTGTGGATGTCAATGGTGTTGGCTATGATTGTGATGTACCGATGAGTACATTTTATGAGTTGCCTGAATTAAATCAAGAGGTGGTGTTATACACACACTTGGCTGTTCGTGAAGATGCTCACTTATTGTTTGCTTTTAAAACAGAGCAAGAGCGTGCTACGTTTCGTCTTCTATTAAAGGTTTCTGGGATTGGTGCAAGAACAGCTTTATCCATTCTTTCAGGGATGAATGTGGATGAGTTACAGCTAGCCATTCATACGGATGACGTTGCAAAATTACAAAAAATTCCAGGGATAGGTAAGAAAACGGCTGAACGTTTATTAGTTGAGCTAAGAGGTAAATTTGGTGCTATGCCAGCCAATGATAAAGCCCTTGTACCGAGCACCCATACAGATGTACTGAATGCGTTATTAGCATTAGGCTACTCAGAAAAAGAAGCCAAAACCGCGATGAAATCGATGCCAAACGACCATACGGTTGAAGAAAGTATTCGTTGGGCATTAAAACAATTGGCAAGCTAA
- the ruvB gene encoding Holliday junction branch migration DNA helicase RuvB codes for MAIKSDRISVATEFQTPDNRLVSGTAQSPNEESLERALRPKTLQDYAGQAKACEQLEVAIQAAKKRQESLDHVLLFGPPGLGKTTLARIIANEMGTNLRQTSGPILERAGDLAALLTNLEAHDVLFIDEIHRLSPVVEEVLYSAMEDFQIDIMIGEGPAARSVKIDLQPFTLVGATTRAGMLTKPLHGRFGIKLRLEFYATEDLAKIIERSAYLLNIEIDKDGAIELAKRSRGTPRIANRLLRRVRDYADLYYEGKITKECVSTSLSKLEVDPLGLDLMDRKLLETIVYRFDGGPVGVDNLATAIGEERDTIEDVIEPYLIQHGFIQRTPRGRIASTLAYQHLGLTPPSKAFVTASLFDE; via the coding sequence ATGGCAATCAAGTCAGATCGTATTTCTGTCGCAACAGAATTTCAAACACCCGATAATCGATTGGTTTCAGGAACTGCTCAATCACCGAATGAAGAGTCACTGGAAAGAGCGTTACGCCCGAAAACTTTGCAAGATTATGCTGGACAAGCAAAAGCCTGTGAACAGTTGGAGGTGGCTATTCAGGCAGCCAAAAAACGTCAAGAATCTTTGGATCATGTGTTGTTATTCGGGCCTCCAGGGCTAGGAAAGACGACATTGGCACGCATTATTGCCAATGAAATGGGGACAAATTTACGACAAACATCAGGCCCTATTTTAGAAAGAGCAGGTGACTTAGCCGCATTGTTGACGAATTTAGAAGCTCATGATGTTTTGTTTATTGATGAGATTCATCGCCTATCGCCTGTGGTTGAAGAAGTGCTGTATTCGGCGATGGAAGATTTTCAAATCGATATTATGATTGGGGAAGGCCCCGCCGCTAGAAGTGTCAAAATCGATCTACAGCCTTTTACTTTAGTGGGAGCAACGACACGTGCGGGTATGTTGACCAAACCTTTGCATGGACGCTTTGGTATTAAGTTGCGTTTAGAGTTTTATGCGACAGAAGATTTGGCAAAAATTATTGAACGAAGTGCTTATTTATTGAATATTGAAATTGATAAAGATGGAGCGATTGAATTGGCAAAACGCTCCAGAGGTACGCCTCGTATTGCTAACCGACTCTTACGTAGGGTAAGAGATTACGCTGATTTGTATTATGAGGGAAAAATTACCAAAGAATGTGTATCGACCTCATTAAGCAAATTAGAAGTCGATCCTTTAGGTTTGGACTTAATGGATAGAAAATTGTTAGAAACGATCGTCTATCGTTTCGATGGTGGGCCGGTTGGAGTGGATAACTTGGCCACCGCAATAGGTGAAGAAAGAGACACGATAGAGGATGTCATTGAACCTTATTTAATTCAACATGGTTTTATTCAAAGAACGCCACGTGGTCGTATTGCCAGCACTTTAGCTTATCAACATTTGGGGTTGACACCACCGTCTAAAGCCTTTGTGACAGCTTCTTTGTTTGATGAATAA